In Vigna angularis cultivar LongXiaoDou No.4 chromosome 8, ASM1680809v1, whole genome shotgun sequence, one DNA window encodes the following:
- the LOC108344458 gene encoding 4-coumarate--CoA ligase-like 9 encodes MAATFPPVTDIRSGFNPASRTFHSLKPPLLLPPPNAAISAASYVLFLRRNSHFPDSSTAVVDSAYGHSLSYGELIHRAENLAANLATVLKLSKAHTALVLSPNIIQVPILCFALLSLGVVVSPANPLSTRSEITRLFHLSKPAIVFAVTSNAEKTHEFHVRTVLLDSPEFDSLTRTKIQPLSPTTSPTPVTQSDVAAILYSSGTTGKVKGVMLTHRNLTAIAAGYDTVRTKRAEPAVYLYTVPYFHVYGFTFSLGAMVLSDTVVIMERFSLRGMLSAAERFRVTHITVVPALVVALTKDKVIDRYNLTSLEGIVCGGAPLRKETDEAFKAKFPKVLVMQGYGLTECVVTRTTPEEANHVGTVGRLKPDIEAKVVNPQTGKLMFPGERGELWIKGPYVMKGYVDDPEATSATLVNGWLRTGDLCYFDNDGFLYIVDRLKELIKYKGYQVAPAELEELLLSHPDIRDAAVIPYPDNEAGEVPMAFVVRQPQSSLGVAQVIDFVAKQVTPYKKVRRVAFVDSIPKNASGKILRKDLSKVALSKL; translated from the exons ATGGCAGCTACATTCCCACCTGTCACAGATATAAGGAGCGGTTTCAATCCAGCTTCCAGAACCTTCCACAGCCTCAAACCACCACTTCTTCTCCCTCCTCCCAACGCTGCCATCTCCGCCGCTTCCTACGTCCTCTTCCTCCGTCGCAACTCGCACTTTCCGGACTCCTCAACCGCCGTTGTCGACTCCGCCTACGGCCATAGCCTCTCCTACGGCGAACTCATCCACCGCGCTGAGAACCTAGCTGCCAACCTCGCCACAGTTCTCAAACTATCAAAAGCCCACACCGCGCTCGTTCTCTCCCCTAACATCATCCAAGTTCCGATCCTCTGCTTCGCGCTACTCTCCCTCGGCGTGGTCGTCTCCCCCGCGAATCCTCTTTCCACACGCTCCGAGATCACTCGCCTCTTCCACCTCAGCAAACCAGCCATCGTCTTCGCAGTGACTTCAAACGCAGAAAAAACACACGAGTTCCATGTCCGCACGGTCCTCCTCGACTCGCCTGAGTTCGACTCCCTCACCAGGACAAAGATACAGCCTCTGAGTCCAACCACGTCCCCCACGCCGGTGACTCAGTCCGACGTGGCAGCCATTCTGTACTCTTCCGGCACGACGGGAAAGGTGAAGGGCGTTATGCTTACTCACCGCAACCTAACCGCAATAGCCGCGGGATACGACACGGTCCGCACGAAGCGCGCGGAGCCCGCAGTGTACCTCTATACGGTGCCGTATTTCCACGTGTACGGTTTCACCTTCAGCCTGGGGGCGATGGTGCTGTCGGATACGGTGGTGATAATGGAGAGGTTCAGTTTGAGGGGCATGCTGAGCGCCGCGGAGAGGTTCCGAGTGACGCACATTACGGTGGTGCCGGCACTGGTAGTAGCTTTGACGAAGGACAAAGTGATAGACAGATACAATTTGACGTCGTTGGAAGGGATCGTTTGCGGTGGAGCTCCACTGAGGAAGGAAACCGATGAAGCTTTCAAAGCCAAGTTCCCCAAGGTCCTCGTCATGCAG GGATACGGTTTAACCGAATGTGTGGTTACCCGAACCACTCCCGAGGAAGCTAATCACGTGGGAACAGTGGGTAGACTGAAACCAGACATAGAAGCAAAAGTTGTTAACCCACAAACAGGGAAACTCATGTTTCCTGGTGAAAGGGGTGAACTATGGATCAAAGGACCTTATGTTATGAAag GTTATGTTGATGATCCAGAAGCAACTTCAGCAACTTTGGTGAATGGATGGTTAAGGACTGGAGACCTTTGTTATTTCGATAATGATGGTTTCTTGTATATTGTTGATAGGTTAAAAGAGCTGATCAAATACAAGGGCTACCAG GTTGCTCCAGCAGAGCTAGAAGAGTTGCTCCTATCTCACCCAGACATACGTGATGCTGCAGTTATTCC ATACCCTGACAATGAAGCAGGCGAAGTGCCCATGGCGTTTGTTGTGAGACAACCTCAAAGTTCCCTTGGCGTAGCACAAGTTATCGATTTTGTTGCCAAACAG